In Cydia pomonella isolate Wapato2018A chromosome 12, ilCydPomo1, whole genome shotgun sequence, the sequence taggagttagaagcatttaattttttttttttgaaatctgtttttcgctcctaatttttatagtaaagaaatcgaaaaaagtcaaacttagAGGCATCTAGCTATAGTCCTGCCACCAATTTGGTCCGTGTAAAAAAATTTCTCTGGTGGCCTATAGGAATAGACAaggcattaaatatttatcttcttaaatatgtataaaatcgTCGCCAAGTGCCGAAAATACCTTGCTTTAGAACGAGGCCGATCTGTGTCAATACCTACTtcatgtaaaaatacttacatttataaatacaagcttttatttaacttacaatgttaggcagtgtcttacctgagccaataactcgcgaacgcgaagcggcgcgggtgaattcaatcctttgttacctatggaagtgtcccaCGTGAGCGATCTTCGAATGCTGTTGGGCTGCTGCCGCGTTGCGGGcgttcgcgagtcatcgcccatgtaagccgcgctgtaactGAAtttttgtacgggtcaaatcttgaaagataaatttgacccacttcccggtttccgatgaagctgaaaaatTGCACACATATGTACAcgtaagtcaggtgacaatgcaatattatggcatcgagctgatctgatgatggacacgggaggtagccataggaagtCTGGGGTTTTTAGAATGGTCTCAATGccagtggaaagaaaagtacagtcagcgctaaaaacttgtaccaaaaatgaatttattgtcaaaaacttatttaatttagtaccAAAGGGTGCAACTTGACAATAAAACAAGGTACTTATACATACTTTGACTATTTGTTTTGGGGCTACCGAGACCGATAAGTTAGTTTTTCGCAGTACTGAGATAAGGAATCGGTTACTGACTCAATTCACTGTAAGTCTGTTACTAACCTAAAATGTTTACTATTAgatattataagtttttctgtatttatttacgGCTATAGATAAGCGGTACGCGATTCCAAACGGGATGCGGTAAGTTCAAAGCTCGaaacaataagtttttcggGACATGACATACATGAGTTTTTATCTATgaatggagtgagcactcttaagtatggaaggtagagtcaAGGAACACAATCTCCAAAGGCAGAACTTATGGAAAACCACTagatcagctataaataatagttccaaatctctccagagtagcgctagagtagctaagaacctaggcgttattgacggagtgaagtgcgctgtttatgatttgatttttttttttcaagtgttctaggtattgtagcgccacctatttaaggttttttgatgacatgatgatgatggtttttatctccaccttccgtaactCTAAGCTTACTTAGCTATAagtaatagttccaaatctctccagattAACGCTAGAGTAGCTTTGAACCTAGGCATTatcgttattgacggagtgaagtgcgctgtctatgatttgttttttttttcaagtattctaggtattgtagcgccacctatttaagattccattccttacctccacctttcaTATATAATATGTTGGACATACTTAATGTTTCTTCAAAATCATACACCATGTAGCCTGTAATAAATTACTAATTATACGGgtaattatttactatttatattattattttatcgcaATTAAAAACTACGCAACCttttaaaactacatatttCTACTTTACGACCATTAAACCGTTATCGACCCTAACATTAACCGTTACCTAACACCCCTTTAAAAACTAATTCCAAACTAAATAAGGATTAACTACACTCGGTGTCATAATGGGCATAATCTCTTCCTGTTTTGACTATTTGTCATGCGTTCCCCTGcacgtaaatttgtataaattatttattagtctcATTGACCTTTTAACTTtgaattttttatgtttttttaatcttttgttGGTTTTCTAGTCCCCTTTGAGAAAGTAGGAAGTGTAACAGATGTCATAATTGTGACGTGTCAATGTAGATCAGGTGTTCCGTGCTAGAAAGATCTCAATAACAAAATGAAACGTATTTTCCACTTTACAAGTTTCTCACAGTATTTTTTGAGGGttcttaaaatatgtatttagttCTGAGAATATGTGACGTACTTCCAGATTACCCTATTAAAAATATAGCCAGAAAAGCCATGTTTTCTCTTAATTTTCACACTTTTGATACTTTTAGTACTTTTACACTACTAGAGGAACAGAAAAGATACCTACCATTGACATGTatgtatatctaaggacgagccttacgggcactgagaatggtgctagttcaatggtgtcactcacgaattcggatcaatcgtgcagtctaaagCAACTAgctgcgaccaatcgcgcgcgtgatgcgaactcatcaaccaatcgcgttgtggcgttagactgcacgattggctcgaattcgtgtgcgtgacaccgctgtactgtagatatatatgtcaattcTTTCGATACCtaaatattattgataaatttaactttagtggcctactttttttcttactacaatataaaatacaatgttGGTATCAACGTTAGTTCTACTTTTCAGTATCTAAGGATTAGTTTAATTACTTAGACTTTGAATCAAGGTGGTCTGATAACAGAGATAACTTTTTTCAAGTTGTCACAATGCGATAAAATTccaaaattcatttattttagatGGAATTAACATATggacatacatattttattactattgtaagatttgtaagtatttacacGAAGCTTTGGCAAACTGACACTGACAAGCCAATtggaacgtacactgacatcaattGGTCTCTGAGATCTGTCAAATACACGGTGGATCCTAATAAACCGACATACtttagggtaacggcggctattaacgcgggtatcaaaatcgacgtctaacaccgcggtgtttacaaatactcattttgcaagcaaacagatctattccctaagaaataaagcatacacaaaacaagctcattcattggtctatcgtgtccattagtgtgcatttgtgtgagtgtaacaaaaaactcgcgattcgtcagtttgtgcgacggcggcgcaagaaccggttgttccatacaaacacgtgacaccacaggtaagtgcactccaatcttacttagtgttttacgtaatagttatggcaaataaactagtgcaatgccttttaagaggttgtgtattgttttctacacgattttgaattacttttaacttagtttttgactgggaaatacgtttaaaattgaaaataaaatacagcggtgataggcgccaattatatctgtggtaagtaattccgtggtatgccacggtaatagaaaaagtggtagttttgttatttactctttagttttggtacaaattatcaattttataatttcttttatttattccaatcttgatctattcacgctattaaagagctatttccgtggtatggaaagtattcaactaacccttaatatttgacaaaaacttcagcaccgatttccttgtttctatgggaacccttaatctgtcaactttttttattttgagttaaaacctaaaatttacttgccagttatgtgattttgtctttacaagaagcttgtaatatacgtgtttgatttgatttgaaaaaccatctgtgttttattctttttatgggtcggaattaggtttaattaaactccaaattaagcctattaccgatggtatgatcagattaccctcggtaatagaatgtatagaaatctattaccgacccagagaaatatcgaatgggtcggtaataggctcttaaagagttatctattaccgagtgactatttggtattgtattgaaatatcgcatttagggtaccgcaagtacagatttcattgataaaatttagacttcagttatcattatcagatttaaattcttctgttttctgattcagttattactctgacaaggaaggatacccaactgccggacaattcttattagatttttttatataattttatttatacagtagtccaaaatctcagacatgatttttttagctataagaatcagcaataagaaaagtactgtgatttgttaattataaacgggtaaattataacacataatatgtgagagactttatttaacttaattaccttatcaaaaatattagaattaaaaattttcatgtttttatatatagtcgaaattttatgaggtggacgtttaccatttcactgtggtaaactttcactcaggtagtaaacgtccagcttataaaatttcgagtataattaatttacgctgtgccttatgagaaaatgttacttacttgtttttttttgtgcagctaattatgtcagtaagacacattcttatcaatctttatagcatttaaaaattactttatttaataacaggcaggcctatttgtcatatacgtccttagtaaaactttactaacaataatttttgttgttttacatgtaaaacattcaacttataacttgttatacaggtactcgtgggtacttggtaagttaactatttaatagtatttgattgtaccaaagtgtaattataatctcttcgaatatatctcttatttttaaacatactcctatagttttattttttatttttgtgtcattattaaacttaatgatacaaaaataatatacagaacccacgtcgttattattgttttaaccctcggtattaggtttcgaattttgagtttggtttctattaacgagtgcagaaaaatcatgccaattgtaccctcggtaatgaaagctcaattcgcgataatagaatcacagcctgtcccttgccacggtaatagaagatttggtcattttggcttcaaaaaatattttaatacatataataaaccaaaatgaatccaaaaacgtgtgaaacggaaagttcattaaatgctctgatgaaaaaaaaatattcctggctgttagacagcattgatacccttaattttaggatctcttttgaaaagttccttaactaccacggtaataggtgcctttaccctaatcgtaaattaaattagacgaccggtttggcctagtgggtagtgaccctgcctacgaagccgatggtcccgggttcaaatcctggtaagggcatgtatttgtgtgatgagcatggatatttgttcctgagtcatgggtgttttctatgtatttaagtatttataaattatatatatcgttgtctaagtaccctcaacacaagccttattgagcttactgtgtgtcaatttgtgtaataatgtcctataatatttatttatttaaattccgGTGCTTAAATCGAACCAAAAAAGGTATTTTCATCTGTGAGCCCGCCCACGGTTACAAATGTGTAAAtgcaaaaaggtacaaatggaacccttatgatgagcctctgtctgtctgtccatccgtccgtcgcTAAATATCTCAAAAGGTCCATATTGagttgcataaaagtttaagtcatatatttgatacgcataacaacttgtgttataatcatcattgcgcatacaaatgaaaagtcatattatattgtgtcatacatttttagccgtaatatttgatgacatacatggcagttgtcatatattttttgtgcatacctaacgaacctaatctataattttatgcgaattaaatcaATGACTatgaaaattatgacataactcatttatgacaaaaacccagttatgctcaggaataattcggacgaaagatttttatgacttacaattttatgcatagtGTTATTGTAATGACCCAACCTCCTTTCTACTCTTTGGTATTTTAGAACATTTAAATAAGAACATCACTTatgtcattaatttttattgtcaaagaaaagtctatataatacatgcatatatttattacaaattgagtttattttattgGCGACGAAATGGACGCCGAACAATTCGCTCAGTTCCTGAGCATACAGCAAGCACAGCAGgaacaaatcttaaaaatattaaatatgacacttaCACATACAGCAACACGGACGGAAGCAGGTACCTCACAAGCAGATAGCAGCGTGACGAGCGCTAACACTACTGCACAAGGACAGCCTAACAAGGTCGCTATTCTAAAAGCTTTTAATATGGACAAATTTAACCCCGACAATTACAGGGTGAGTGACTACATCGATTTTTTTGAAGCCAAGTGCTCAATACACGCAGTAGACACAAATGATAGTCTGAAGAAAGACCTATTACTTAACTGTATGACACCTGACCTTTTCAGGGAACTGAAGACAGCACTTACCCCCAACTTTGAAACCAGCACATACACCGACATTCGTACAAAACTCTTAGACTTATACCGCGTCAAGAAAACGCGATACCGCGCACTCATAGAATTTTGGAGTTGTATTAGAGAAAATGATGAGTCCATAGAACATTACACAAACCGTCTTAAAGCGTTGAGCATAGATTGCGGATACGACGACAAACTACTAGAGCGCCAGCTTCGTGATCGCTTTGCGACAGGCCTTAATCACACGGAACTCGAAACAGATCTGAAACAAAAGTGGCCTAACTTAACAGAAATAATTAATGGACAGACGACCGAGGTGACATTcgccacattattttcaatcgcACAATCCCGAGAACAAGCCGAAAACGACACGCCATCAACAAACGTTAAAAGAATAAGCAAGAAAGCTAACCACAAAGCTGACAAACAAGAAGCTACGAATTACAGAAGCCCCCGAAAAATACGTTCCAGTCAATGTCTACGTTGCGGCAAGCAcgataaacataatttaacaaatTGTCCAGCAAGGAAACACATATGCGAAGAATGCAGCACAGAAGGACACTACGAAAGCTGCTGTATTAAAACTGGCCGAGCATACCTAATCAAAGGCAGACCTAAAGTACCCGGGTACAAAACACAACGTGTGACGAACACCACAGGATCGTCTTCTAATACGAATGACGATTCTTCAGACGACAGTGACATTGAAGACGATCTAGTATGCAACGTCGCTCCAGCACGAAACAGAGACTGTAAGAGAATAGATGTTATTATTAACGGAAAACACTGTACTATGGACTGGGACCCGGGATCAGCGTACTCAATCATAAGCACATCCCTTTGGCGGCAAATAGGTGCTCCAACATTAACGAAAGCTCCTAAATTAAAAGCGTACCATAACTTCAAACTCAAATCAGAGGGTCTCACCGACGTCACGGTGGAAGTCGAGGGGAAACAGAAGATTGTTCCCGTAGTTGTCATGAAACACGCAGATCCGATGCTTTTTGGGTTACAATGGAGTGAGACCTTCGGAATGGAGTTCCCCAAACCTGTGTACTCCATTAAAAACGTAACGCCGACGACTCTACAACAATTAATTGACAGATACAAACCACTTTTCGACGGGAAGCTTGGCAAAGTTGAGGACTACCTTGTAAACATTCACATAAAGCCAGGAGCAGTACCTGTACATCTACCTGCACGACCTATCAAGtttgggataaaaaaaaatattgaaaaagaaATAGCGCGCCTTGTGGCAGATAACATTATACATCCCGTAGACCCTAACGTGACACCAGTAGAGTGGGCGACACCCACGGTAAACGTCGTGAAACCGAACGGTGATATAAGAATCTGTGGAGACTTCAGAAGTACGTTAAACCCTGTTTTGATTAAACATTTACACCCAGTTCCACTTTTCGATCAACTACGACAAAAATTAGCACGagggaaaatattttcaaaaatagaccTTAAGGACGCCTATCTGCAATTTGAAATAGCACCGGaatcaaaaaaatacctaaCACTATCGACACATCTAGGATATTTTAGGTATAATAGAATGCCTTTTGGAATATCAACAGCGCCCTCCATATTTCAACATTACTTAGACGAATTACTAAGGGACATTCCTAACACAGCAGTGTATTTTGATGACGTTGCAATAGCCGGAGAAGACGTGAAGGAACACCTACGCACACTTGGCGTCATCTTTGAGCGACTACAGAAAGCAGGCCTAAAAGTAAATCTACAAAAATGTTCATTTCTACAAAATCAAATAGAATATCTTGGCCACTCTATAGACAAAAACGGCATACGCCCGACAAAACAGAAACTAGACGCAATTTCCAAAGCTGCGACACCTACCAACGCTAAAGAATTAAGATCATTTCTGGGTCTTGTAAATTTCTATGAACGTTTTATACCACATTTACACGGAATATGCGCTGACCTTCATGAACTTACTGGTAATAGGCAACCGTGGCGTTGGACAGAACATGAAAATCAGATATTCGAAGCCACTAAACAATGCATTACCTTATCAAAACCACTGACTGCGTTTGACGAAGACAGATCAATCTTTCTAGCATGTGACGCTTCAGAAAAAGGCGTGGGAGCCGTGTTGTATCACAAGAATGGGAACACAGAACAACCCATAGCTTTTGCCTCAAGGAAACTTCGAACAGCGGAGACAAAATACTCAGTCATTGATCGCGAAGCACTCGCCATTTTGTTTGGAATCAAGAAATTCGACCAATATTTACGAGGAACCAAATTTACCTTACTTACTGACCACAAGCCATTAATCCATATACTGGGTTCTCAGCGTAATCTTCCCAAAGTAGCAAATAACAGACTCGTTCGATGGGCACTAATAATTGGCTGCTATAATTACGACATATGTTACCAGAAAGGTGAAAACAACATACTAGCCGACTGCCTCTCCAGATTACCAAACTCTGAAACACAGCCTTCAGAAACAGAGTGTGCTGTACATCGCATTGAGTCATGTCTTCTAGGAACCAGAATGACAGATTTACATCTCTCTGAGGATCTTTTGAAGGAGACAACCAGCCAAGACGTCATATTATCagaagttttaaaatgtatcaAAACCGGCTGGAGAGAAATACACTTTACCAGTGACGTTAAGCATTTCTTCAAAAAGCGTAACGAACTTtcaatagaaaacaaaataatattatggcAAGGTAGAGTGGTGATTCCAGAAAAACTACAACGCAAAGTCCTTGCATACCTCCATAGAGGCCAACCTGGAATATCAGCAATGAAGGCACTTGCACGTTTCTATGTTTGGTGGCCATCCATTGATGAAGACGTAGACCAGTATGTCAAGAGATGTTGTAGATGCCAACAAAATAGACCTCATTGCCCTGAACTTCCAATCTACTCGTGGTCTATCCCTGAGAAAGTATG encodes:
- the LOC133523812 gene encoding uncharacterized protein K02A2.6-like; the protein is MDAEQFAQFLSIQQAQQEQILKILNMTLTHTATRTEAGTSQADSSVTSANTTAQGQPNKVAILKAFNMDKFNPDNYRVSDYIDFFEAKCSIHAVDTNDSLKKDLLLNCMTPDLFRELKTALTPNFETSTYTDIRTKLLDLYRVKKTRYRALIEFWSCIRENDESIEHYTNRLKALSIDCGYDDKLLERQLRDRFATGLNHTELETDLKQKWPNLTEIINGQTTEVTFATLFSIAQSREQAENDTPSTNVKRISKKANHKADKQEATNYRSPRKIRSSQCLRCGKHDKHNLTNCPARKHICEECSTEGHYESCCIKTGRAYLIKGRPKVPGYKTQRVTNTTGSSSNTNDDSSDDSDIEDDLVCNVAPARNRDCKRIDVIINGKHCTMDWDPGSAYSIISTSLWRQIGAPTLTKAPKLKAYHNFKLKSEGLTDVTVEVEGKQKIVPVVVMKHADPMLFGLQWSETFGMEFPKPVYSIKNVTPTTLQQLIDRYKPLFDGKLGKVEDYLVNIHIKPGAVPVHLPARPIKFGIKKNIEKEIARLVADNIIHPVDPNVTPVEWATPTVNVVKPNGDIRICGDFRSTLNPVLIKHLHPVPLFDQLRQKLARGKIFSKIDLKDAYLQFEIAPESKKYLTLSTHLGYFRYNRMPFGISTAPSIFQHYLDELLRDIPNTAVYFDDVAIAGEDVKEHLRTLGVIFERLQKAGLKVNLQKCSFLQNQIEYLGHSIDKNGIRPTKQKLDAISKAATPTNAKELRSFLGLVNFYERFIPHLHGICADLHELTGNRQPWRWTEHENQIFEATKQCITLSKPLTAFDEDRSIFLACDASEKGVGAVLYHKNGNTEQPIAFASRKLRTAETKYSVIDREALAILFGIKKFDQYLRGTKFTLLTDHKPLIHILGSQRNLPKVANNRLVRWALIIGCYNYDICYQKGENNILADCLSRLPNSETQPSETECAVHRIESCLLGTRMTDLHLSEDLLKETTSQDVILSEVLKCIKTGWREIHFTSDVKHFFKKRNELSIENKIILWQGRVVIPEKLQRKVLAYLHRGQPGISAMKALARFYVWWPSIDEDVDQYVKRCCRCQQNRPHCPELPIYSWSIPEKVWERIHIDFAGPFEGTYWLVLSDALSKWIEIKPMKNITTSKLCTVLDDIFCTFGLPEIIVSDNGPQFTSSEFKQYCKNQGILHIRSSPYHPRTNGLAERLVRTFKSRFASGTEPQHQRLREFLFTYRITPHNTTGKSPAEVMFGRQINTLLSNIRPNKRRELQYKQVKVNIETSTNKPNYAPGSPVYHRTRLEKSWQPGIIAERRHRYSYTISTPHGDVIRRHADHIRPRLESLNNPPNYHEPSPSSPLTDMFRTPDATSSPGPSQISSATLNSTLMSPPHNSSTTPEGSSHTGNTSNRSLSPDPDPVSTSANPTTQHRSQRATRPPRRLIEEM